In the genome of Arachis hypogaea cultivar Tifrunner chromosome 9, arahy.Tifrunner.gnm2.J5K5, whole genome shotgun sequence, the window TTTGTGCAGGCATACAGCTGTTACCTTGAGGCATTACGCATTCAGCCAACTTTTGCTATCGCATGGTCAAATCTTGCTGGCTTATTCATGGAGTCTGGCGATCTCAACAGAGCCCTTCAGTATTACAAGGTATATTCTATTCTTACATTTTACACCACATTCTTCAGTGGAATTTTTTGGCACTGGTGTGTAGTTAGTTTTTCTAACATTATTCCGTTGCCACTGCCATAAATGCAACTGGCTTGTAATGTGTCTCCCTTAAATACAATTGCTTGGTTTTGCTATAATTCTTTCTGAATTCTACTAGATGGTCAGAGTTAATCCTGTCCTGGCAATTTTGTGAGGATCATGTTCTCATTTTACTTCCCCCCAAACATATTTCAGGAAGCAGTGAAACTCAAACCTTCCTTCCCTGATGCATATCTGAACCTTGGAAATGTGTACAAGGTAGGGTCTCAAGCTTAATTAGTCGGTTGCAACTTGCAACTGGTAATACTTTGAATAATTGAATTCCATTGCTGGATGGTTGAACTTTTTCTTACTTTAACTTAACCAGGCTCTAGGGATGCCTCAAGAAGCTATTGCCTGTTATCAACAAGCTCTTCAGGCACGGCCAAACTATGGCATGGCTTACGGTGAGTATTTATAGCAATGGTCTTGGTTTCTTAAGCTCACTGTGATAATGATCTCATGTATAATCAATTTATTTGGAGTTATTCTTTCTAAACCAATTTTGCCAGTGTGTTATAATATTTCACAGTTGATGGTTGATTTATTTTAGAGTAATACcccgattggtccctaacaattttttttgtttagtaaTACCCCAATTGATCTCTAACAATTTTTTTGCTCAACACAAACTAGTccctaacaaaaaaaaatgacaaattgGCCCCTGTTTTTTTAGAATGTTAGGCAATTTAGTATTTTATAAGGGAAAGAACAAATTAATTCTGTAGTTACTAAAAGTTTAGGGCCAATTtgtcattgttattattattattatttgtgaactGTGAAGGTCTAACTTGTCTAATGTGAAAGTTGTTAGGGACCAGTTTATGACGTTACTCTTTGAAAAATAATGACCAGTTAACAATTACTCTGTTTTCTTACTAACCATTAGTAATGGCCTGAATGAGTATTAATCTATTTGTTGACTCATCTCTATACGGTTTTTCTTGAGATAGATATGTTTATAACTGAGCATGATGGTAGCTGTCAATGATTAATACTGAATTATTGAATAACTTAACTTGTGAAATGATGACAAGTTCTCTGGAAATAAGTTGGTCTACACATTGCAACATTGTAAGCCCCAATGTTGCTTGTCACACTAACAGTGTATTGTATTATCAAATGCTTTGCAGGGAATCTGGCTAGTATATTTTACGAGCAAGGTCAACTAGACATGGCGATTCTACACTATAAGCAAGCTGTTGCATGTGACCCCAGATTTTTGGAGGCTTACAATAATTTGGTTGGTTTCTGTGTAGTTAAAAGAGCCTAAATCTGCACTTCCATCTGCAGTTGAATCACGATTTCTTCTATTTTGTGTACTATTTATAGGGTAATGCGCTAAAAGATGTTGGCAGAGTGGAGGAAGCAATTCAGTGTTACAATGTATGCTATCTTGTGGAATGTGCATCACATATATGTTTATTGGTCATTCCGATTTTCATGCTATCAAACTCCTACTGAATGATCTTTCATTTCTTTTCCTTGTGTGAAGCAATGCCTTCAATTACAGCCCAACCATCCACAAGCATTGACCAATCTTGGAAATATATACATGGAATGGTGTGTAATACTTGTCTCTCAAAGTTGGTCAATTTTGTGTTTATGATATGTTGTAGGATGATCTTATCATTTGAAATTGCTGTGATACAGGAACATGGTGTCTGCTGCTGCTCAATATTACAAGGCTACACTGAGTGTAACCACTGGATTGTCTGCTCCTTATAACAACCTTGCTATAATCTATAAGCAGCAGGTACTAAAACCTAGAGTACAATTCCATTAACATCTCAACTGATGTGAAATGTAATGCTTGCATGTGTTCTAGTGTGCACTTGTAGTTGGGGTTTGGTATACGAAGCAGTTTGTATTTGATGACACTTCTTTTTTTTGTCCGTTTACCTGTGTGCTAGTTGATTAGAAAATATGTATCAATGTTGATTTCTCtcgttttttttttcccttgttCGCCTGTGCTAGAAGTTGATTAGAAAATATATAATGTTGATTTTTTTGTTCATTCATGTACAATTCATTGTAGGGAAGTTATGCTGATGCCATATCTTGCTACAATGAAGTCCTACGCATTGATCCCTTGGCAGCTGATGGGCTTGTAAATAGGGGAAATACGTACAAGGAGATTGGCAGAGTTAGTGAAGCCATCCAGGATTATATACGTGCAATTGCTGTCAGGCCTACTATGGCTGAAGCCCATGCAAATTTGGCGTCAGCCTATAAAGATAGGTATGCTGAGTTTTATTCTATTTCATGTTTTTGAAGAGCATTGTGCAATGCTTTAAATTCAGAAAGTAAAGCTAACTAACTACACTTGCAATGTGGTTTTTCTTGCAACTTTTGGGTTTACTTGTCATATTTTCCCTATGGCTAAAATTTTATGTTCCCCTTGCTCTCTCACTCAAGTGTGACTTCCATAAACATGGTTTCTAGATAGTGTTTTGCTTCTTgatacttatctgaaattcttaatcacattatttattTCAGTGGACATGTAGAGGCTGCTATAAAGAGCTATAGGCAGGCGTTGATTCTCCGTCAGGACTTTCCCGAAGCAACTTGCAATCTCCTACATACACTTCAGGTTTTTATATTCAATATTTGTTCTTGATATTTCTGTCAGAATGAACCAACCATGCATTTCATTCTTTTATCGGTAGATTTGAGATTGATGTTGTCGTCGTTCCAGTTAGTTTGTCAGTTCATATGATGTGGTTCGAATTGATAACCATTCGTATTTGATGTATTTGATGTCATTTTAGACTTGATTCAAATGTTAATATTGCTCTTGAATAAGATTTTTGATTGATGAACTTTTTGAGTTGAATAATATCACTTGTGTAGCATGCATTGTGAACTTTACCATAGTTACCTACTTACACCTCTTTCTGTTTCTAACCTAGATGAATTTTGGTTTCTCTGTTTTCTGGTTTTGATGATTTGCTACGTTAATTTCATGAAATTTGTATATGTCTCGTATTTTCCAAATGTCTGTTACTTGGTATCAATTTGTCTGACTCATTTGTTGTATTGCAGTGTGTCTGCAGTTGGGAGGATCGTGATCAAATGTTTGCTGAAGTTGAAGGGATAATCAGGAGGCAGATTAATGTCAGGACTTGGGACTATTTTTACTCTTATTTTAAATGGATAGATGCTTTGATACACACAATTTCTTCAATATgctaaatttattttcatatattgTTTTCAGATGTCAGTTCTTCCTAGTGTTCAGCCATTCCATGCAATTGCATATCCACTTGACCCATTGCTAGCTCTGGAAATCAGGTATTTGCAGATTGAGAAAATTGCACTCCCCTCCcctgcgagatgctaaaatgatacTCCCCTCCcctgcgagatgctaaaatgatactcccctcccctctattttataaatgtacatttccctcccttataacttttaaaaaacctcctttttaatctattttaaattttttgtgttaactaatgttaactttatccatttttcaagaaaaaataaattattttttgaaaaaatactcattaataaaaattttattttttatcattaaattttgcttaccaaaatatcctttaataaattatttatttattgattaaattgtatttttaccaaaatatttttaaaataattaataattaaattatttttttctaagatacctacccttcaataattttttaattattaaattatgattttactaaaattttttttaacaattatttttatatttattattaattttttgatatcaatatatattattttaacattaaatgaaaaaatcttaccactgttaatatgtgtaacaattaatatatattgatattgaaaaataatcttactaaaattttttatttaatgttaaaataatatatataaatatcaaaaaattaatagtaaaatataaaaaaaattgttaacgaaaattttggtaaaattataatttaataattaaaaaattattgaagggtattttagaaaaaaataatataattattattttttttaaaatataatttaatcaataaaagaataatttattaaaggatattttggtaaacaaaatttaatgataaaaagtaaaatttttgctaataggtatttttttaaaaataaatttttttcttaaaaaatggataaagttaacattaattaacacaaaaagtttaaaatggattaaagagaaaattttttaaaagttaaaagggaggagaatgtacatttataaaatagaggggaggggagtgtcattttagcatctcgcaggGGAGGGGAGTGGAAATTTCTCTTGCAGATTCAATTAAGAAACAGGGAACATTTTGTATACaaggttttgttttgttttataatGTCCTTCCTAATACTTTCTGCAGCCGTAAATATGCTGCACACTGTTCCTTGGTTGCGTCTCGGCTTGCTCTGCCTCCGTTCAACCATCCTGCTCCTATCCCAATTAAACGGGAGGGAGGATATGAGAGGCTAAGGATTGGGTATGTTAAAATCACTTGATTCACTTCGCTAAATCTTTTCACAGTTTCCCCCTCGTTTTTGTTCCATTTGTCATTATTATTTGCCAAATTTTCTTTTACTCTATGTTCAAGTTTCGGGTTATTTTGGTTGCAGGTATGTTAGCAGTGACTTTGGTAATCATCCCCTGTCTCATCTCATGGGATCTGTTTTTGGTATGCACAACAGGAAAAATGTTGAGGTATTTCATTAGGTCTTATTCATGCTATGTGAGacatacatataaatattttacCAATGTTCTATGGTAATCAACTATCAATATGTAGGTGTTCTGTTATGCCTTGAGTCCTAATGACGGTACAGAATGGAGGCAGCGTATTCAATCTGAAGCAGAGCACTTTCTGGATGTATCTGCTATGTCATCAGATATGATAGCAAAAATGATCAACGAGAGTAAAATACAAGTTCTGGTTAACCTTAATGGTTATACGAAGGTAGTTTTCTtgtgtaaattattttttatctacaTCAGTAAAACTATTTGTAATCCGTAATTAATTTAACTGTGTTGCAACTTCTATGTGTGAATTTGTTCAATGAAACCATACCTTGATTACTTGTTTGATTGTTTCCTTGCAGGGTGCTAGAAATGAGATATTTGCTATGCAACCTGCACCAATTCAAGTTTCATATATGGGATTCCCTGGAACAACAGGCGCTACTTACATAGATTACGTAGTCACTGATGAGGTGAGACACTGAGTGATGTTCTAGCCTATTTAACAGGCCACCCAGCATGTTCTCCGATTTTTCAACCCATGATATTCTCTTGCAGTTTGTTTCACCGCTACAGTATGCACATATTTATTCTGAAAAGATTGTCCATCTCCCCCATTGCTACTTTGTAAATGATTATAAGCAGGTTAGTTTTATGAACTTCTGTTGGAGAACCTGAGATAAATTCAGTTCCCCGTGTATTTACATTAATAGTGATTTTCCGTATATACTTCAGAAAAACCTGGATGTGCTGGATCCAAACAGTCCACACAAACGATCAGATTATGGGCTACCTGAGGATAAATTTATATTTGCATGCTTTAATCAACTTTACAAGATGGATCCCGAGATATTCACTACATGGTAATGGCGGGATGCTCCTCTCTTTTTCAACTTGTTAGACCAAAAATGAAAGTTGATCTATGGTGACTTCTATTCTCAATTTTGGCATATTAATCCTTGAATGTTTTCCTATTCTTACATTAATTCAGGTGCAATATTCTTAAGCGTGTACCGAACAGTGCACTTTGGCTCCTAAGATTTCCTGCAGCAGGAGAAATGAGATTGAGGCAATGTACGTGTTTTGCGGTGTTGCGGTTTCATTTTTCAgaatttatattgtttaatatggTGTCAGACAGGCAGAGCTAGAATAGTTTTTTGGAGGGggccaatataaaaaaatataattttagaagggaaggaaaaataaaattagggGGGACTAATGTAAAAATTAATGGACtatatacataaattttaaattggggggggggggggaccaTGGCGCCCCTTACAATGTATGAGTCTCCGCCCCTGGTTCCGATGTCCATTCCTTTTTATTAGGAGAATTGACCACATTCACAACCTTGAAATAGCATTGCACTTTTGGACGTCATTTCTAATTTTACGAACTTATGTCAGATGCTGCTGCACAAGGGGTACAACCAGATCAGATTATTTTCACAGATGTGGCAATGAAGAATGAACACATCAGGCGAAGTTCTTTAGCTGACTTATTCCTCGACACGTAATGTCTTTATTTATGTTTAAAGTCTTTAATTTTTGCTGTGTGCATTTTGTTTCAGTCTACTATTCGCTAGACTGCTTGCATAATTCTGCCTGTACTAATGCCATGCTTACCCTGATTTTGTTCAGGCCATTATGCAATGCACACACAACTGGAACTGATATATTATGGGCGGGTCTACCAATGGTGACTCTTCCTCTTGAGAAAATGGCTACTAGGGTTGCTGGGTCACTCTGTCTTGCAACTGGAATGGGTGAAGAGATGATTGTTAGCAGGTTAGCACTTTTGTTTTGGTATGCCTGTTGCTATGGCGTCGGTTGATCTATGTAGCCGATCCTATCTAATGGGAtaaaattttattgttgttgttgctgtttccTTTTTGAAATAATTGTCTTACAATTTTTGCCGTATTGTATCGCtgagtttaattaattaataattttaaactttttgtgaaAACCGAATGTAAAGCTTGAAAGAATATGAAGACAGGGCAGTATCTCTTGCCCTTAATCGCCCAAAACTACAAGCTCTTACTAACAAGCTCAAAGCTGTACGCATGACCTGCCCTCTGTTTGATACGGCACGCTGGGTGAGTTCCAAAATATGGTTCATACAGGACTATTTGATCTTTTCCATTTTCTATAACACGAAGTATTCTTAAGCTGTTGTCAATGTTGCAGGTGAGGAATCTCGATAGAGCATATTTCAAAATGTGGAATCTGCATTGCGGTGGTCAACGCCCCCAGCATTTCAAGATCACCGAAAATGATCTCGAATGTCCTTATGATAAATAGGTATAGGAATTAGACGGGAATGTAGATAGGAAAGATCAAAGAGAAAAGCAGCAAGTAATTTCGGGTGTGCTGGTGCGTTATACACTAATACTGTGTCAATGGTGTATCTGACAAATACCTCGGATTAAGAAAAAtgtgatgtatttttatttaacgaAACACAAATGTTTGTGTGCTTCAATGAGTTCTGAAGTGAAGATCTGGCGTTGAACCACGGTGAGATTGCCGTATCATTCAGATTTACGTAATGAAAGGTTGGTTGTAATGTTTGCTAAGCTTTAATAGATCCATGCACCGAAAAGAAAATGCCTTGATTGCTTTCTTCTTAGGGTTGTACTTCAATATTCTTGGTGCCTTAGGCACATCCGCATCATGGACCATCATATTTCCAGAAAGATTAAAATATGAAGTAAACTTGTTACTTTATCTATTTAACTAGAGGACTATTAAAcatatacaagtctttttggtatACAAGttcatacaagtctttttggtatACAAGTTCATACAAATTGGTTCTAATCCAATATAAATAATTCTCAATTTACATTGTGTGTTTAAATTGGTTCtaatccaataaaaataattcttaatttACATTGTGTGTAAACACGTGCTTTTCTACCTCTTGAATAGCACAAACAATTCTCTCTCAATTAAAACTACAATGCTTAAAATTCAAATAAGATCAAATCTCTCAAAAATCTCTCAAAATCGTCGTGAAAAGTGAGAAAGTTACGAAGTTGAATTcgaaaaaaatgatgagaaaatgacataagaagatgaggaagaagaaatagcagaatatgaaaacaagaaagatatagagttttgaattatgcagagttttgaattatgcagaatttattagCACACATACCGAaatttcttaaacaatacacttaaaTATTTTCGTGTTACATCGAAATTTGTTACAAATATAGTAAAATGTTACCTCTaatgttgcattttttttcttatttttttttgtttctttctttcttttagttgaatgaatataagttcatcccatttcaaataattttgcagcattatgtattttttcttctttgtttgattttttttgtttttattttgttaagagagtaaaacaagaaaaaatttgaaaaggtaAGATAAAAGGttaaagatgaataagaaaaaaagaagatggtgatgatgatgaaaaaaagaacaagcaatagaaaaagaggaagaagaggaagagttttgaattatgtaaaatttattagtacaaaaacaccgaaaatttttaaacaatacaattaaatattttcgtgttacatcgaaatttgctgcaaatacagaaaaatatttcctttaatgctgtattttttcttctttcttcctctctttctttctttcaaagaatgaatgtatgtttaTCCTCTTCGAAGTGATTTTGTAGcatttatgtgtttcttcttcttcttttgtttgatttttttgtttttattcttattaagagagtaaaataagaagaaacttgagaagataaaacaagaaaaaaaaaggagacgatgatgatgatgaaaaagaagaataagaaacagtagaacatgaggaggagggagaagaagagttttgaattatgcagaacttataaGCACACATAcatcgaaaattcttaaacaatacacttaaatatcttcgtgttacactgaaatttgctgcaaatacagaaaaatattttctttaatgcagaactcttacattacattcaattcaaac includes:
- the LOC112711017 gene encoding probable UDP-N-acetylglucosamine--peptide N-acetylglucosaminyltransferase SEC, with product MISATGDNHRHHYHHHQPQHPGAVDASRPPIAGDRVEPFSVKQEPFSVKQEPGSLPLLRGHDSNEVDEDFHLSLAHQMYKAGNYKKALEHSNTVYERNPLRTDNLLLLGAVYYQLHDFDMCVAKNEEALRIEPHFAECYGNMANAWKEKGNIDLAIRYYLIAIELRPNFADAWSNLASAYMRKGRLTEAAQCCRQALAINPLMVDAHSNLGNLMKAQGLVQDAYSCYLEALRIQPTFAIAWSNLAGLFMESGDLNRALQYYKEAVKLKPSFPDAYLNLGNVYKALGMPQEAIACYQQALQARPNYGMAYGNLASIFYEQGQLDMAILHYKQAVACDPRFLEAYNNLGNALKDVGRVEEAIQCYNQCLQLQPNHPQALTNLGNIYMEWNMVSAAAQYYKATLSVTTGLSAPYNNLAIIYKQQGSYADAISCYNEVLRIDPLAADGLVNRGNTYKEIGRVSEAIQDYIRAIAVRPTMAEAHANLASAYKDSGHVEAAIKSYRQALILRQDFPEATCNLLHTLQCVCSWEDRDQMFAEVEGIIRRQINMSVLPSVQPFHAIAYPLDPLLALEISRKYAAHCSLVASRLALPPFNHPAPIPIKREGGYERLRIGYVSSDFGNHPLSHLMGSVFGMHNRKNVEVFCYALSPNDGTEWRQRIQSEAEHFLDVSAMSSDMIAKMINESKIQVLVNLNGYTKGARNEIFAMQPAPIQVSYMGFPGTTGATYIDYVVTDEFVSPLQYAHIYSEKIVHLPHCYFVNDYKQKNLDVLDPNSPHKRSDYGLPEDKFIFACFNQLYKMDPEIFTTWCNILKRVPNSALWLLRFPAAGEMRLRQYAAAQGVQPDQIIFTDVAMKNEHIRRSSLADLFLDTPLCNAHTTGTDILWAGLPMVTLPLEKMATRVAGSLCLATGMGEEMIVSSLKEYEDRAVSLALNRPKLQALTNKLKAVRMTCPLFDTARWVRNLDRAYFKMWNLHCGGQRPQHFKITENDLECPYDK